From Thermodesulfobacteriota bacterium, a single genomic window includes:
- a CDS encoding (Fe-S)-binding protein yields the protein MENLIVGPADFSFLGIPTVIFSFLIPVVGVGCFAYIIAKRLAPIVKAAPDNRFDRIPERLIQFIQIWLLQWRQPRYMMAGVLHIMIFLGFLVLSIRSTELVVVGISSDFSMPGLGGVLGSIYGFFKDYAATMVLIACIFAAIRRVRKSEKRFNVPEKYDHTGEAVFVLGLISTLMIAESLYEASELAATGHKAYAIFSLVWFQRLILSFASPKMLQAIHIISYYVHDLVFFFFLCFLPQGKHFHVLTSFFNVLFMRVDRGNIKPVRYDVPDDKLDDLESLGVKKMEDFTWKHILDFYSCADCGRCSDQCPANLVGRPLSPRFISIKARTKIFENYPLRGDFLESKPLIGDVFEEDEIWSCTTCGACEQECPLGIEYIDKIVDLRRGMVDEGMVPQSLQKPLSALEKRGNAWGKMEKKRADWAKVEDFAADCQVKLLEEGDTADTLYFVDSISSYDDRMQELARATARILAAGGTDFCILGKDEKDSGNEVRRFGEEMLFQSLRSHNIDMIMESGVKHIVTADPHAFNAIKNDYHDDRLPSIEHLSQYVARKIKSGEIRLKSVEDPSRVYTYHDPCYLGRHNSVYDDPRYAMDAIPGLRRVEMAKFRDRSLCCSGGGLMLFYEPEEEERMGVVRVKMAAEAGANVIVTACPFCLVNIEDAIKVAKMDDTMQAIDFSELIARHLER from the coding sequence ATGGAAAACTTAATCGTTGGTCCTGCTGATTTTTCGTTTTTAGGCATCCCCACGGTGATTTTTTCGTTTCTGATCCCCGTCGTGGGGGTGGGGTGTTTTGCCTATATTATTGCCAAGCGGCTGGCGCCGATTGTCAAGGCCGCGCCTGACAACCGGTTTGACCGCATTCCGGAGCGCCTGATCCAGTTTATTCAGATCTGGCTGCTGCAGTGGCGGCAACCCCGTTACATGATGGCCGGTGTTCTGCACATCATGATCTTTCTCGGTTTTCTGGTGCTGTCTATCCGCTCCACGGAACTGGTCGTGGTCGGTATTTCCAGTGATTTTTCCATGCCCGGGCTCGGCGGTGTGCTGGGATCGATTTACGGTTTTTTCAAGGATTACGCCGCCACCATGGTGCTGATCGCCTGTATTTTCGCCGCCATTCGAAGAGTGCGTAAATCGGAAAAGCGTTTCAACGTCCCTGAAAAATATGATCATACGGGGGAAGCCGTTTTCGTGCTGGGCCTGATCTCCACCCTGATGATCGCTGAAAGTCTGTACGAAGCCAGCGAATTGGCGGCCACCGGCCACAAGGCCTATGCCATCTTTTCTCTGGTCTGGTTCCAGCGCCTGATCCTCTCCTTCGCCTCTCCCAAAATGCTTCAGGCCATTCATATCATTTCTTACTATGTCCATGATCTGGTCTTTTTCTTCTTCCTCTGCTTTCTGCCTCAAGGCAAGCACTTTCACGTTCTTACCTCTTTCTTCAACGTTCTTTTCATGCGTGTCGACCGGGGCAATATCAAACCGGTGCGTTACGATGTTCCGGACGACAAGCTGGATGATCTGGAATCCCTCGGCGTCAAGAAGATGGAGGATTTCACCTGGAAGCATATCCTTGATTTCTATTCCTGCGCGGATTGCGGCCGCTGTTCGGACCAGTGCCCGGCCAACCTGGTGGGCCGTCCCCTGTCTCCCCGGTTTATCAGTATCAAGGCCCGCACCAAGATTTTTGAGAACTATCCCCTGCGGGGCGATTTTCTGGAAAGCAAGCCGCTGATCGGGGATGTTTTCGAAGAGGATGAAATCTGGTCCTGCACCACCTGCGGCGCCTGTGAACAGGAATGCCCGCTGGGGATTGAATATATCGACAAGATCGTTGATCTGCGGCGGGGCATGGTCGATGAAGGCATGGTTCCCCAGTCCCTTCAGAAACCCTTGAGCGCCCTGGAGAAGAGGGGCAACGCCTGGGGCAAGATGGAGAAAAAGAGAGCGGACTGGGCCAAGGTTGAGGATTTTGCCGCTGATTGTCAGGTGAAACTGCTGGAAGAGGGAGACACGGCTGATACCCTTTATTTTGTCGACAGCATTTCTTCCTATGACGACCGCATGCAGGAACTGGCCCGGGCCACCGCCCGGATCCTGGCCGCCGGAGGGACAGATTTCTGTATCCTCGGAAAGGACGAAAAAGACAGCGGCAACGAAGTCAGACGGTTCGGTGAAGAGATGCTGTTCCAGAGTCTTCGCTCCCACAACATTGACATGATTATGGAATCCGGCGTCAAGCATATCGTTACCGCCGACCCCCACGCCTTCAATGCCATTAAAAATGATTATCATGACGACAGGCTTCCGTCGATCGAGCATCTGTCCCAGTACGTTGCCAGAAAAATAAAATCCGGCGAGATTCGTCTTAAATCCGTTGAAGACCCCAGCCGGGTTTATACTTATCATGATCCCTGCTATCTGGGGCGTCACAACAGCGTGTATGACGACCCCCGGTATGCCATGGACGCCATTCCCGGGCTGCGCCGGGTGGAAATGGCCAAGTTCAGGGACCGGTCACTGTGCTGCAGCGGCGGCGGGCTGATGCTGTTTTATGAGCCGGAAGAAGAAGAGCGCATGGGCGTGGTCCGGGTAAAGATGGCGGCCGAAGCGGGCGCGAACGTGATTGTCACCGCCTGCCCCTTCTGCCTGGTGAACATCGAGGACGCCATCAAGGTCGCCAAGATGGACGACACGATGCAGGCCATTGATTTCTCCGAACTGATCGCGCGCCATTTGGAAAGATAG
- a CDS encoding DUF1992 domain-containing protein, whose protein sequence is MLAGFSRIVEQRIEQARKEGAFDNLPGAGKPLDLPDDSHIPEDLRLAYKILRNADCLPPEIELRREIQRTEDLLAGEKDVQKQYRLTKKLNFLITRLNMARPTRIALEVPQKYYGKLCDRISGDAR, encoded by the coding sequence ATGCTGGCCGGCTTTTCCAGGATTGTGGAACAACGGATCGAACAGGCGAGAAAAGAAGGCGCCTTTGACAATCTTCCCGGCGCCGGCAAACCCCTGGACCTTCCCGATGACAGCCATATCCCGGAAGACCTTCGTCTGGCCTATAAAATATTGAGAAACGCTGACTGCCTGCCGCCGGAAATCGAGTTGCGCAGAGAAATTCAACGCACCGAAGACCTTCTGGCTGGAGAAAAGGACGTCCAGAAGCAATATCGACTGACAAAAAAACTGAATTTTCTTATCACCCGGTTGAATATGGCTCGCCCCACCAGAATTGCCCTGGAAGTGCCGCAGAAATATTACGGCAAACTCTGTGATAGAATCTCGGGAGACGCCAGATAA
- a CDS encoding J domain-containing protein gives MAENDYYQILGVDKKASDEDIKKAYRKLAMKYHPDHYQGNDKAQAEEKFKKISEAYAVLKDKEKRKQYDAFGEQGFHQRYSQEDIFRGFDFGDIFKEFGFGGGGGFFGGGGRGGRARFSFDGGGSPFGGARQQPQLKGEDLVYEIPLTLREVVSGTTKSVSLGQGSQTERINVKIPKGMTTGKKIRLAGKGSPGSYGGPSGDLYIQARVVGDSDFVIDGYDLYMKKEIRLTEALLGTTLTIPAVTEGDLTLKVPPGTKHKSKLRLTGQGIPHMKGSGRGHLFVEILVDLPSKLTKRQKELVRELAGTGL, from the coding sequence ATGGCGGAAAACGATTATTACCAGATACTCGGGGTAGACAAAAAAGCCTCGGATGAAGATATAAAAAAGGCCTATCGGAAGCTGGCCATGAAATACCATCCTGACCACTATCAGGGGAACGACAAGGCCCAGGCCGAGGAAAAGTTTAAAAAGATAAGCGAGGCTTACGCGGTTTTAAAAGACAAGGAAAAACGGAAACAGTATGACGCCTTTGGTGAACAAGGATTCCATCAGCGCTATTCCCAGGAGGATATTTTCAGGGGGTTTGATTTTGGTGACATATTCAAGGAATTCGGTTTCGGCGGGGGCGGTGGGTTTTTTGGCGGCGGGGGGCGTGGCGGCCGTGCCCGGTTTTCGTTTGACGGCGGAGGTTCCCCCTTCGGCGGTGCCAGGCAGCAACCGCAGTTGAAGGGAGAAGACCTGGTTTATGAAATACCGTTGACGCTCAGGGAGGTCGTTTCCGGTACAACCAAATCAGTGTCTCTGGGGCAGGGTAGCCAGACAGAAAGAATCAATGTCAAAATTCCCAAAGGCATGACCACCGGGAAAAAAATACGCCTGGCCGGCAAAGGGTCGCCCGGCAGTTATGGCGGACCGTCCGGCGATTTATACATTCAGGCCCGGGTAGTGGGCGATTCGGATTTTGTGATCGATGGCTATGATCTTTATATGAAGAAGGAGATCCGGCTGACCGAGGCGTTGCTCGGCACAACCCTCACCATCCCGGCCGTCACCGAGGGCGATCTCACCCTAAAGGTCCCTCCCGGCACTAAACATAAGAGCAAGTTGCGGCTGACGGGGCAGGGGATTCCTCATATGAAGGGAAGCGGTCGCGGGCATCTGTTCGTGGAGATACTGGTTGACTTGCCGTCCAAACTGACCAAAAGGCAGAAAGAACTGGTCAGGGAACTGGCCGGAACCGGCTTGTAG
- a CDS encoding DUF3426 domain-containing protein, with translation MIITCEKCGGSFKLDEKLIKPGGTKMQCSKCRHIFRAYPPGGTSPSKGPSDIELITCEKCGAGFKMKSSLLKPDGSKVRCSKCQHIFLAYSSSATPGAVKPEAETAKPAAPAKPKKVAPAPSFEPESVDDTAVFADEMDLDLEEKPKKAESKASDAMDLELELDEDEAGGDLDLDLEEKPKKAESKASDDMDLELELDEDEAGGDLDLDLEEKPKKAESEASDDMDLELDLDEEDSGEDLELDLEEKPKKEKGKAAGAPKKSSGDEEIDFSEVDDLLESEDVSVADTVEVSSHDLGLSLDEDDDSGGGVEQQEIDLADLEQTIEMELLEPEEESDREEAEDVELALADDDEEEDEEEESLSEGDGDDFSDIEEMLSSGDDEETIELDLEGEEDKEKEEAGKAEEAEESAAKGKKAKAAKKVKEKKVKAEKEPGEKKSLKKVIILALVILLVLIGLGVGFVFKDQILPLIGMGQKAPAGSGTPVVMDNTMTDFVDNAKSGKLFIIKGSVKNESAESKRFIRVVANLYSAGRKLEMTSSAYCGNILTNEELATAELAAINNRLAVQAGDNNRNADVKPGMTIPFMIVINQMPGNLEEYEVKVSESAPVK, from the coding sequence ATGATCATTACCTGTGAAAAATGCGGGGGAAGCTTTAAGCTGGATGAAAAGTTGATAAAACCCGGCGGTACCAAGATGCAGTGTTCGAAATGCCGGCATATCTTTCGTGCTTATCCTCCCGGCGGGACTTCACCATCAAAGGGTCCGTCAGATATTGAACTGATCACCTGTGAGAAATGCGGTGCCGGTTTTAAAATGAAAAGTTCCCTTTTGAAACCGGATGGCTCCAAAGTCCGCTGTTCAAAATGCCAGCATATTTTTCTCGCTTATTCCTCTTCAGCAACACCCGGGGCAGTAAAACCGGAAGCAGAAACAGCCAAACCGGCGGCGCCGGCAAAGCCCAAAAAAGTCGCTCCCGCCCCTTCCTTTGAGCCGGAGTCGGTTGATGATACGGCGGTTTTTGCCGACGAGATGGACCTGGACCTTGAGGAAAAGCCGAAGAAGGCGGAATCCAAGGCGTCTGATGCTATGGATCTGGAGCTGGAATTGGACGAGGACGAAGCTGGCGGCGATTTGGATCTGGACTTGGAGGAGAAGCCGAAGAAGGCGGAATCCAAGGCGTCTGATGATATGGATCTGGAACTGGAATTGGACGAGGACGAAGCTGGCGGCGATTTGGATCTGGACTTGGAGGAGAAGCCGAAGAAAGCGGAATCCGAGGCGTCTGATGATATGGATCTGGAACTGGATCTGGACGAGGAGGATTCAGGCGAGGACCTCGAGCTTGATCTTGAGGAAAAGCCGAAGAAGGAAAAAGGCAAGGCAGCCGGGGCGCCTAAAAAATCTTCGGGTGACGAGGAAATTGACTTTTCCGAGGTGGACGACCTGCTCGAATCCGAGGACGTTTCCGTAGCTGATACGGTCGAGGTTTCGTCCCATGACCTGGGGCTTTCGCTGGATGAAGACGATGACTCTGGTGGGGGAGTTGAACAGCAGGAGATCGATCTGGCGGATCTGGAACAGACCATAGAAATGGAGCTTCTGGAACCGGAAGAGGAAAGCGACAGGGAAGAGGCTGAAGATGTTGAGCTTGCGCTCGCGGATGATGACGAGGAGGAAGACGAGGAGGAAGAATCTCTGAGTGAAGGGGACGGGGATGACTTCTCTGATATAGAGGAAATGCTTTCCTCCGGTGATGATGAGGAAACGATAGAGCTTGACCTGGAAGGGGAAGAAGACAAGGAAAAAGAGGAAGCGGGAAAAGCCGAAGAAGCGGAAGAATCCGCTGCCAAGGGGAAAAAGGCGAAAGCGGCCAAGAAAGTCAAAGAGAAAAAGGTAAAAGCGGAGAAAGAGCCGGGAGAAAAGAAATCGCTCAAGAAGGTGATCATACTGGCGCTGGTGATCCTGCTGGTGCTGATCGGCCTGGGCGTCGGTTTTGTCTTTAAAGACCAGATTCTTCCGCTGATCGGAATGGGCCAGAAGGCTCCTGCCGGTAGCGGCACCCCCGTTGTTATGGATAATACCATGACCGATTTTGTTGATAACGCTAAAAGCGGTAAGCTGTTTATCATAAAGGGCAGCGTCAAGAATGAATCCGCGGAGTCCAAACGGTTCATCAGGGTCGTGGCGAACCTGTACTCGGCCGGACGCAAGTTGGAGATGACTTCGTCTGCTTACTGCGGTAATATTCTGACCAATGAAGAACTGGCGACGGCTGAACTGGCGGCTATCAATAACCGTCTGGCGGTTCAGGCCGGAGATAACAACAGGAATGCCGACGTTAAACCGGGGATGACCATTCCTTTCATGATCGTTATCAACCAAATGCCCGGTAATCTTGAGGAATATGAAGTCAAGGTGTCTGAATCCGCGCCGGTGAAGTAG
- a CDS encoding electron transfer flavoprotein subunit alpha/FixB family protein — protein MAQIFAYITHKNGKADDTALELAAAAKKINAGADIKAVVVGSGVDAVCQEAAASFKEVWKIDKAEVAYPNAEIIRGLLVNALPKDAIVLLAHDTFAMDLGPGLSIKKGVPYVADVVGIDAVEGSTLKAVRQEFGGQISTHVSCDIASGAVITLRPGAFEADESKSAGGSVVDKTGDAGTVAAKRKFLEVVQAEAGEVDITKADVLVSIGRGIEDQENIPIAQELAEAMGAVVSCSRPIVDAKWLEKARQVGTSGQTVKPNIYMAMGISGSFQHLGGIKGGYIIAVNKNSKAPIFQVADIGVVANILEVMPALTEKIKEG, from the coding sequence ATGGCTCAGATCTTTGCATATATCACCCATAAGAATGGTAAAGCGGATGATACCGCTCTGGAACTGGCCGCCGCGGCTAAAAAAATCAATGCCGGCGCCGATATCAAGGCCGTTGTCGTGGGCTCGGGCGTGGACGCGGTCTGTCAGGAAGCGGCCGCTTCCTTCAAGGAAGTCTGGAAGATCGACAAGGCGGAGGTAGCCTACCCCAACGCCGAAATTATCCGGGGCCTGCTGGTCAACGCCCTGCCCAAGGATGCCATTGTTCTGCTGGCCCATGACACCTTTGCCATGGATCTTGGCCCCGGCCTGTCCATCAAGAAGGGCGTGCCGTATGTGGCCGACGTCGTCGGCATTGACGCCGTGGAAGGGTCGACCCTGAAAGCCGTTCGCCAGGAATTCGGCGGTCAGATCAGCACCCATGTCAGCTGCGATATCGCCTCCGGCGCCGTCATCACCCTTCGGCCCGGGGCCTTTGAAGCGGATGAGAGCAAGAGCGCCGGCGGCAGCGTGGTGGACAAGACCGGCGATGCCGGAACCGTGGCGGCCAAGCGTAAGTTCCTTGAAGTCGTTCAGGCCGAGGCCGGTGAAGTCGACATCACCAAAGCCGATGTTCTGGTGTCCATCGGCCGCGGCATTGAAGATCAGGAAAACATCCCTATCGCTCAGGAACTGGCCGAGGCCATGGGCGCGGTCGTTTCCTGCTCCAGGCCGATTGTTGACGCCAAGTGGCTGGAAAAGGCCCGGCAGGTGGGTACTTCCGGCCAGACCGTCAAGCCGAACATTTACATGGCCATGGGCATCAGCGGTTCCTTCCAGCACCTGGGCGGTATCAAGGGCGGCTATATCATCGCCGTCAACAAAAATTCCAAGGCGCCGATTTTTCAGGTGGCCGACATCGGTGTCGTGGCCAACATCCTGGAGGTCATGCCCGCTCTGACCGAAAAGATCAAAGAGGGTTAA
- a CDS encoding electron transfer flavoprotein subunit beta/FixA family protein, with amino-acid sequence MEILVCVKRVPDTEENEIRLNSAGNDIERDDLVYSVNEWDNYAVEEAIQIIDRVGGCVTVVTVGNEEAEEVLRREMAMGAEKGILLKDAAFESCDGKGIATILAGLVKKGKYDLILTGAQADDGAAQVGGMLAAMLDLPYASLVNKIEVQDNKLKVGREIEGGNQEMNEIELPCVLSIQTGINEPRYVGIRGIRKVASVEIPAYGASDLGVDAGSIGAVVKRTDYFVPAMGEGAEMITGSLDEIVAKLVEILKAKGGIK; translated from the coding sequence ATGGAAATTTTAGTATGCGTGAAGAGAGTGCCGGATACCGAGGAGAACGAAATCCGGTTAAACAGCGCTGGAAACGACATCGAGCGCGATGATCTTGTCTATTCGGTCAACGAATGGGACAACTACGCGGTGGAAGAGGCCATTCAGATCATTGACCGCGTCGGCGGCTGCGTGACCGTGGTCACCGTCGGCAATGAAGAGGCCGAAGAGGTTCTTCGCCGGGAAATGGCCATGGGCGCTGAAAAGGGCATTCTGCTCAAGGATGCCGCCTTTGAAAGCTGCGATGGAAAAGGGATCGCGACCATTCTGGCCGGCCTGGTGAAGAAGGGTAAATATGATCTGATTCTGACCGGCGCCCAGGCGGATGACGGTGCCGCCCAGGTCGGCGGCATGCTGGCGGCCATGTTGGACCTGCCCTACGCCTCGCTGGTGAACAAGATCGAAGTCCAGGACAATAAGTTGAAGGTCGGACGTGAAATTGAAGGCGGCAACCAGGAGATGAATGAAATCGAGCTGCCCTGCGTTCTGTCCATTCAGACCGGTATTAACGAACCCCGCTATGTGGGTATTCGTGGTATCCGCAAGGTCGCTTCGGTGGAGATTCCCGCTTACGGCGCTTCGGATCTCGGTGTTGACGCCGGTTCCATCGGGGCGGTGGTCAAACGGACCGATTATTTCGTACCGGCCATGGGCGAGGGCGCGGAAATGATTACCGGCAGCCTGGATGAGATCGTGGCCAAACTGGTTGAAATCTTAAAAGCCAAAGGAGGGATCAAGTAA